The following coding sequences are from one Lolium rigidum isolate FL_2022 chromosome 6, APGP_CSIRO_Lrig_0.1, whole genome shotgun sequence window:
- the LOC124660013 gene encoding potassium transporter 6-like yields the protein MERRPDENGDVVLEINSSAGNGDTNGADAGAARGRSMSFSQAYKMRHRTPQARRLFCKLDMQVFTAWQTAVLSFQSLGIVYGDLGTSPLYVFPSVVLPGADERDFLGILSIILWTLTLMSLVKYVLVVLRADDHGEGGTFAIYSLLRQHVNFKGSMPVQLTRLPSDLHLRFHSKKKREPSWMQRLLERSTTLQSCVTYTVLLGTCMIMGDGALTPAISEHVVMLTVVILLLLFLFQQLGTSRVSFSFSPIMLVWFASISMIGLYNIIKYYPPVLKAASPHYIYYYFARNGAAGWEQLGAIILCITGAEAMFADLGHFNKTSIQAAFSTVVYPSLILAYSGQAAYLIKNPADLSTAFYSSIPGPLFWPMFVVSTLAAIVASQSLISASFSIIRQSINLGCFPRATVRHTSDKYEGQVYCPEVNYLLMVLCILITVGFQGGPEIGHAFGVAVIWVMLITTALMTVVMVVIWKVHALYAAAFFAVYLVIEGVYMSSLMNKMAQGGWVPFAITAFFLVITLSWTYGRKKKSEYEAGHMITGDELAGIVARSARMPGVCFFFTDLMNGVPPIVRHYAEHTGCLRELLVFVTIRTLPKNFNSGVATLKMDYNKTLQVGNRYKIE from the exons ATGGAGCGGCGTCCCGACGAGAACGGCGACGTCGTCCTTGAGATCAACTCTTCGGCCGGC AATGGCGACACGAACGGCGCCGACGCCGGCGCCGCGCGTGGTCGGTCGATGAGCTTCAGCCAGGCCTACAAGATGCGGCACCGGACTCCTCAGGCACGTCGTTT ATTTTGCAAGCTGGATATGCAGGTTTTCACGGCGTGGCAGACGGCGGTGCTCAGCTTCCAGTCCCTGGGCATCGTCTACGGCGACCTGGGCACGTCGCCGCTCTACGTCTTCCCGTCCGTCGTCCTCCCCGGCGCCGACGAGCGCGACTTCCTCGGCATCCTCAGCATCATCCTCTGGACGCTCACCCTCATGAGCCTCGTCAAGTACGTGCTCGTCGTCCTCCGCGCCGACGACCACGGCGAGGGCGGCACCTTCGCCATCTACTCGCTCCTGCGGCAGCACGTCAACTTCAAGGGCAGCATGCCGGTGCAGCTCACGCGGCTGCCGTCAGATCTCCACCTCAGGTTCCACAGCAAGAAGAAGAGAGAGCCGTCATGGATGCAGAGGCTCCTGGAGCGCAGCACGACGCTGCAATCGTGCGTCACCTACACCGTCCTTCTCGGCACCTGCATGATCATGGGCGACGGCGCCCTAACTCCGGCAATCTCAG AGCATGTGGTGATGCTGACGGTGGTGATCCTGctgctcctcttccttttccagcAGCTGGGCACGAGCAGGGTCAGCTTCTCCTTCTCCCCCATCATGCTCGTCTGGTTCGCATCCATCTCCATGATCGGGCTCTACAACATCATCAAGTACTACCCGCCGGTTCTCAAGGCCGCATCACCGCATTACATCTACTACTACTTCGCCCGGAACGGGGCCGCCGGATGGGAGCAACTCGGAGCCATCATCCTCTGCATAACCG GTGCTGAAGCCATGTTTGCTGACTTGGGTCACTTCAACAAGACATCGATTCAG GCGGCGTTCTCGACAGTGGTGTACCCATCCCTGATCCTCGCGTACTCCGGCCAAGCGGCGTACCTGATCAAGAACCCGGCCGACCTAAGCACAGCCTTCTACAGCAGCATCCCGGGCCCCCTTTTCTGGCCGATGTTCGTGGTCTCAACCCTCGCTGCCATCGTCGCCAGCCAGTCGCTCATCTCCGCCAGCTTCTCCATCATCCGGCAGTCGATCAACCTCGGTTGTTTCCCGCGCGCCACCGTGCGGCACACCTCCGACAAGTACGAGGGCCAGGTGTACTGCCCCGAGGTGAACTACCTCCTCATGGTCCTCTGCATCCTgatcaccgtcggcttccaaggcgGGCCGGAGATCGGCCACGCCTTCGGGGTCGCGGTGATCTGGGTGATGCTGATCACCACGGCGCTGATGacggtggtcatggtggtgatcTGGAAGGTGCACGCCCTGTATGCCGCCGCGTTCTTCGCGGTCTACCTGGTCATCGAGGGCGTGTACATGAGCTCGCTGATGAACAAGATGGCGCAGGGCGGGTGGGTGCCGTTCGCCATCACCGCATTCTTCCTTGTGATCACGCTGTCCTGGACCTATGGCCGGAAGAAGAAGAGCGAGTACGAGGCAGGCCACATGATCACCGGTGATGAGCTCGCCGGGATCGTCGCCAGGTCCGCGCGCATGCCCGGGGTGTGCTTCTTCTTCACGGACCTCATGAACGGCGTGCCACCCATCGTGCGCCACTACGCGGAGCACACGGGGTGCCTCCGCGAGCTGCTGGTCTTCGTCACCATCAGGACGCTGCCG AAAAACTTCAATTCTGGTGTTGCCACACTGAAGATGGATTACAACAAAACTCTACAGGTCGGAAATCGGTACAAGATAGAGTGA